The Kineothrix sp. MB12-C1 genome includes a window with the following:
- a CDS encoding VOC family protein produces MLNASNIQKEAFKVIMVHLKVHHIGYLVKKINAAVTEFERLGYTIQQDIVYDDYRKINICFMEKDGYLVELVSPTDSDSVVAGLLKKYKNCPYHLCYESFDFENDLSTLAQNGYTAIDMPTPAPALSGKRVAFLMNASLGMIELLEINP; encoded by the coding sequence ATGCTAAATGCCAGTAATATTCAAAAGGAGGCCTTCAAAGTTATAATGGTTCATTTAAAAGTACACCATATCGGATATTTAGTCAAAAAAATAAATGCGGCAGTAACGGAATTCGAGCGTCTGGGATATACGATCCAACAGGACATCGTCTACGATGACTACCGCAAAATCAACATTTGTTTCATGGAAAAAGACGGCTACCTTGTGGAACTCGTCTCACCGACCGATTCCGATTCCGTCGTTGCCGGCTTATTGAAAAAGTATAAAAACTGTCCTTACCATCTTTGTTACGAATCTTTCGATTTTGAGAACGATCTGTCTACCCTTGCACAAAATGGCTATACCGCAATCGATATGCCTACCCCAGCCCCTGCTCTTTCCGGCAAGCGAGTCGCTTTCTTAATGAATGCCAGTCTCGGCATGATTGAGCTGCTGGAAATAAATCCATAA
- a CDS encoding HAD-IIIC family phosphatase — protein sequence MRELEYPFDSDYILKKSKKLKRMLLESDTPRLKKKIAVLGGSTTHDIIRVLELFLLDSGIEVEVYESEYGQYFQEAMFENEALLTFAPDIIFIHTSNRNIAAYPQLGDSKEQVEELLFSQYEHFSAMWDRLSTAYHCPIIQNNFEYPFYRLLGNKDASDIHGRIRFITRLNELFYGYAESHENFYINDINYMAAAYGLDEWADPFYWHMYKYCMCMKAIPEFSFNLSHMMKAIFGKNKKALVLDLDNTLWGGIVGDDGAENLEIGQETSLGQVYTEFQSYIKAQKEIGVMLNVSSKNEEENALAGLNHPEGILKPDDFILIKANWEPKSMNIDHIASQLNILPDSLVFVDDNPAEREIVRAQVPGVAVPEIGRPEQYIHILDRSGFFEVTGLSEDDRKRNDMYKANLLRESQQAEFADYAEYLRSLRMSGTIKPFEKMYLSRIAQLTNKSNQFNVTTKRYTQSEIERVAGTPEYITLYGKLEDKFGDNGIVSVIIGHRKEKSLHIDLWLMSCRVLKRDMEYAMMDCLVEECRKEGIPVIKGYYYPTAKNKMVKNFYELQGFMKIEEDQEGNTVWEYMIPEQYENKNKVIEIR from the coding sequence GTGTATTAGAACTTTTTCTCTTGGATAGCGGAATCGAAGTGGAAGTGTATGAATCGGAGTATGGGCAGTATTTTCAAGAAGCAATGTTTGAAAATGAAGCTCTTTTAACTTTTGCTCCGGATATTATTTTCATTCATACGAGCAATCGAAATATTGCGGCATATCCGCAGCTGGGAGATAGTAAGGAGCAGGTAGAAGAACTGCTTTTTTCCCAGTATGAGCATTTCTCAGCTATGTGGGACAGACTTTCTACTGCTTATCACTGTCCTATAATACAGAATAATTTTGAATATCCCTTTTATCGCCTGCTCGGCAATAAGGATGCCAGCGATATACATGGCAGAATTCGATTTATTACCCGCTTAAACGAGCTTTTCTACGGTTATGCGGAAAGTCATGAGAATTTTTATATTAACGATATCAACTATATGGCAGCCGCTTATGGACTGGATGAGTGGGCAGACCCTTTCTATTGGCATATGTATAAATATTGCATGTGCATGAAGGCGATTCCTGAGTTTTCTTTTAATCTTTCACATATGATGAAAGCGATTTTCGGGAAGAATAAGAAGGCGCTTGTACTCGATCTGGACAATACGTTATGGGGCGGCATTGTTGGGGATGATGGTGCAGAAAACTTGGAAATTGGACAAGAAACATCCCTCGGACAAGTATACACAGAATTCCAAAGTTATATAAAGGCTCAGAAGGAAATTGGGGTTATGCTTAATGTCAGTTCCAAAAATGAGGAAGAAAACGCACTTGCAGGCCTCAATCACCCGGAGGGCATACTGAAGCCGGATGATTTCATTCTGATTAAGGCCAATTGGGAACCGAAGAGTATGAATATCGATCATATTGCTTCCCAGTTGAATATCCTGCCGGACAGCCTGGTATTCGTAGATGATAATCCGGCAGAGCGGGAGATTGTAAGGGCTCAGGTACCTGGCGTGGCGGTGCCGGAGATTGGAAGGCCGGAACAATATATACACATTTTAGATCGCTCCGGTTTCTTCGAGGTGACGGGACTTTCGGAGGATGATAGGAAGAGGAACGATATGTATAAGGCTAATCTGCTCCGCGAGAGTCAGCAGGCAGAATTTGCAGATTATGCGGAATACCTGCGTTCTCTTAGGATGAGCGGAACGATAAAGCCCTTTGAAAAGATGTATTTATCGAGGATCGCACAGCTTACAAATAAGAGTAATCAGTTCAATGTAACGACGAAACGGTATACCCAAAGCGAAATTGAACGAGTAGCCGGAACGCCGGAATATATTACCCTCTATGGAAAACTTGAGGATAAATTTGGGGATAACGGAATTGTTTCCGTTATCATCGGGCATAGAAAAGAGAAATCTTTGCATATCGATCTATGGCTTATGAGCTGTCGTGTATTAAAGAGAGATATGGAATATGCGATGATGGATTGTTTGGTGGAGGAATGCCGCAAGGAAGGAATTCCTGTGATTAAGGGCTATTATTATCCGACAGCGAAAAATAAGATGGTAAAGAACTTCTACGAATTGCAGGGGTTTATGAAGATAGAAGAGGATCAGGAAGGAAATACCGTGTGGGAATACATGATTCCCGAACAGTATGAAAATAAAAATAAAGTAATTGAGATAAGATAA
- a CDS encoding acyl carrier protein, with protein MTREEVFITLNEVFRDVFDDEEITVNEATTSEDIEDWDSLEHINLIAAVEQEFGMKFSMGQVVTMKNVGEMADIILSQI; from the coding sequence ATGACGAGAGAAGAAGTTTTTATTACATTAAATGAAGTATTTCGCGATGTGTTCGATGATGAGGAAATTACAGTAAACGAGGCGACAACTTCCGAGGATATCGAGGATTGGGATTCTTTGGAGCATATTAACCTTATCGCCGCTGTAGAGCAGGAGTTTGGAATGAAGTTCTCCATGGGACAGGTTGTCACCATGAAGAATGTAGGAGAGATGGCGGATATCATTCTAAGCCAAATATAA